Proteins from a genomic interval of Ciona intestinalis chromosome 9, KH, whole genome shotgun sequence:
- the LOC100176771 gene encoding ribose-phosphate pyrophosphokinase 2, translated as MNENYRFPIESELKNQISIRMPNIKIFSGSSHCDLAQKIANRLGINLGKVVSRKFSNQETCVEIGESVRGEDVYIVQSGCGSINDNLMEMLIMIHACKIASASRVTALIPLFPYARQDKKDKSRAPISAKLVANMLSIAGADHIITMDLHASQIQGFFDIPVDNLYAEPAVLKWIKENILEWKNSVIVSPDAGGAKRVTSIADRLNVEFALIHKERKKANEVDRMVLVGDVTDRVAILVDDMADTCGTICHAAEKLLLAGATKVYAILTHGIFSGPALSRINNAAFEAVVVTNTTPQDKHMQQAGRIKTIDISPILAEAIRRTHNGESVSYLFSNVPL; from the coding sequence ATGAACGAAAATTATCGATTTCCAATAGAATCAGAGTTGAAAAACCAGATTTCCATTAGAATGCCAAACATAAAGATATTTAGCGGGTCGTCACATTGTGACCTTGCCCAGAAAATTGCTAACAGGTTAGGAATTAATTTGGGAAAAGTGGTTTCAAGAAAATTCAGCAACCAAGAAACCTGCGTCGAAATCGGCGAGAGCGTTCGTGGCGAAGATGTCTATATTGTCCAAAGTGGTTGTGGATCCATCAATGATAACTTAATGGAAATGTTAATCATGATACATGCGTGTAAGATTGCATCAGCTTCTAGAGTCACTGCTCTTATTCCCCTGTTCCCATATGCAAGGCAGGACAAGAAGGATAAAAGTCGAGCGCCGATTTCTGCCAAACTGGTGGCAAATATGTTGTCTATAGCTGGCGCAGACCACATTATTACCATGGACCTGCATGCCTCTCAAATTCAAGGATTTTTCGATATACCAGTGGATAATCTGTACGCTGAACCAGCAGTGCTGAAGTGGATCAAGGAGAACATTTTGGAATGGAAGAACTCTGTTATTGTATCTCCAGACGCTGGTGGTGCAAAGCGGGTCACTTCAATCGCTGATCGTCTCAATGTAGAATTTGCTCTCATTCACAAAGAACGGAAAAAAGCAAATGAAGTGGATCGAATGGTGCTGGTCGGAGATGTGACCGACAGAGTGGCAATTCTAGTTGATGATATGGCAGACACATGCGGAACCATATGTCACGCTGCTGAGAAGTTGCTGTTAGCTGGAGCTACGAAGGTCTATGCAATTCTCACTCATGGAATCTTCAGTGGGCCAGCTCTATCTAGAATCAATAATGCTGCATTTGAAGCTGTTGTTGTAACCAATACAACTCCTCAGGATAAGCATATGCAGCAAGCCGGCCGAATTAAAACCATTGATATTTCGCCAATTCTAGCTGAAGCAATACGCCGGACACATAATGGGGAATCGGTGTCTTATCTCTTCAGTAATGTACCACTATGA
- the LOC100179934 gene encoding plasminogen-like isoform X1, with protein sequence MAGIIRFLFFVFLFAALELQVDSTLEQKDVVSHCENVKDCDLCVYDYEIEFVQGCAVCKCTSPIARGRFKISTEQRMATWKRWERWSECDRSCNFGTRTRVRRCRNGVVGGIGCIGPVFQNRRCRNKRCPLYPGGECYDDTMPTEYRGKVSTAQPGLRCFRWNHQRSAYRPAAYPDSGLVGRYCRNPDADPSGPWCYTNRLYTITATCLLPICKTDQDTYWSNWAGWSSCSESCGTGVQVRIRHCKGGYITEGSCNGPVRQMRACEVEECTTTTTTPLPTTTTTTTTTTTTTTATTTTPLPTATLSTTTTTSMNAAYECVVNPRPTNYRGNISTTYRGMPCLPWNDPAIKTFNPTNFPNDDLVSNHCRNPDGDLWPWCYFEFDAINGHKWTYCDVPECQPEPFIVPDLGCYDIEEPGSYLGSGSTTLTGYQCQYWDANTPNAHIYHSYRHPDFVELGHHNFCRSPSGDFKPWCFSTNPDFRWEYCDLEVCPSLSTTTRPTTTTTTIGPPPTTTRPTTATTRPTTTTTTTTIGPPLTTTRSTTTETSTTTMSSAASTTTIGPPVTTQSTTTRSSTENPEVCGKPAFPIIPNNNNKNQRIVGGFDANKGSLPWMVTLRRYPSFSFFCGGSIIDKNWILTAAHCVENKPESYRGILGNYFNKMVDEEETIVGFSSVHIHKSYNDNTLDNDIALLKVAEPIVFNDHVKPVCLPEYNAGVSYVPNTDVIISGWGTLKSNGALSNALQQAYVDIVSLEECGKRYSSVFAPSVMCAGILDKGGIDTCQGDSGGPLVDPNGNVQLGVVSWGRGCALAQYPGVYTLVSYYRRWLDNIRNNN encoded by the exons ATGGCAGGTATTATACGGTTTCTGTTCTTCGTATTTCTGTTCGCAGCATTGGAATTGCAAGTCGATTCAA CCTTGGAGCAAAAAGATGTTGTCAGTCATTGCGAGAACGTCAAAGATTGCGATTTATGTGTGTACGACTATGAGATTGAGTTTGTTCAGGGTTGTGCAGTTTGTAAATGTACATCACCCATAGCAAGAG GTCGGTTTAAAATATCCACAGAGCAACGGATGGCGACCTGGAAGAGATGGGAACGGTGGTCGGAATGCGATCGATCTTGTAACTTTGGGACAAGAACTCGTGTGCGGCGTTGTAGGAATGGCGTCGTTGGTGGTATTGGTTGCATTGGACCTGTGTTTCAAAATCGAAGATGTAGAAATAAAAGATGTCCGCTAT ATCCGGGCGGTGAGTGCTATGACGATACCATGCCAACAGAATACAGAGGAAAAGTTTCCACTGCTCAGCCAGGATTACGATGTTTTAGGTGGAACCACCAACGATCAGCTTA TCGTCCTGCTGCATACCCAGATTCCGGCTTGGTTGGTCGTTATTGTAGAAACCCGGACGCGGATCCAAGCGGACCATGGTGTTACACAAATCGATTATATACTATTACAGCAACGTGTTTATTACCAATATGCAAAACTGACCAAG ATACTTATTGGAGCAATTGGGCTGGGTGGTCCAGCTGCTCTGAAAGCTGTGGCACTGGAGTTCAGGTTCGCATTCGACATTGTAAAGGAGGTTACATTACAGAAGGATCTTGTAATGGTCCAGTGAGACAAATGAGGGCATGCGAGGTAGAAGAATGCACAACGACGACAA CAACACCGctcccaacaacaacaacaacaacaacaacaacaacaacaacaacaactgcgACTACTACCACCCCTTTACCAACAGCAACTCTATCCACAACGACCACCACATCAATGAACGCTGCATACGAATGCGTTGTTAACCCACGACCCACAAATTATCGAGGCAACATCAGCACAACGTATCGTGGGATGCCTTGTCTTCCGTGGAATGATCCAGCTATAAAGACATTTAACCC CACCAACTTTCCGAACGATGATTTAGTTTCAAACCATTGTCGAAATCCAGACGGTGATTTGTGGCCGTGGTGTTATTTCGAGTTCGATGCAATCAATGGTCACAAATGGACATATTGCGACGTACCGGAGTGCCAGCcag AACCTTTTATCGTGCCCGATCTCGGTTGCTACGATATAGAAGAACCTGGAAGTTACCTCGGTTCAGGGTCCACCACTCTCACTGGTTACCAATGCCAATACTGGGACGCCAACACCCCAAACGCTCACATATA TCATTCCTATCGCCACCCGGATTTTGTTGAGCTTGGCCACCATAACTTCTGTCGATCACCGAGCGGTGACTTCAAGCCTTGGTGTTTCTCTACTAACCCTGACTTTCGATGGGAGTACTGCGACCTCGAAGTTTGCCCTTCTctatcaacaacaacaagaccaacaacaacaacaacaacaataggaccaccaccaacaacaacaagaccaacaacagcaacaacaagaccaacaacaacaacaacaacaacaacaataggACCACCACTAACAACAACACGATCAACAACAACCGAAACATCCACAACTACGATGTCGAGCGCAGCATCTACTACAACAATAGGACCGCCAGTAACAACCCAATCAACAACGACTAGAAGTTCAACAGAAAACCCTGAAG TTTGTGGAAAACCAGCTTTTCCGATTATtccaaacaacaacaacaaaaaccaaAGAATCGTTGGCG GGTTCGATGCCAACAAAGGTAGTCTGCCATGGATGGTGACCCTTCGTCGGTATCCAAGCTTCTCATTTTTCTGCGGCGGCTCGATTATCGATAAAAACTGGATTCTCACTGCTGCCCATTGTGTTGA AAACAAACCAGAGAGCTACCGAGGTATTCTCGGAAACTACTTTAACAAAATGGTGGACGAAGAAGAAACAATAGTCGGGTTTTCGTCTGTGCATATTCATAAAAGTTATAATGACAATACGTTGGATAACGATATTGCTTTGCTGAAG GTTGCTGAACCCATAGTTTTCAACGATCACGTCAAACCAGTTTGTTTACCAGAGTACAACGCTGGTGTTTCATATGTACCGAATACTGATGTTATTATCAGCGGGTGGGGGACTTTAAAGTCGAATG GTGCATTATCAAACGCACTGCAACAAGCCTATGTAGACATAGTGTCCTTGGAAGAGTGCGGTAAACGATACAGCTCGGTATTTGCACCTAGCGTAATGTGCGCTGGAATACTTGATAAAGGTGGAATTGACACTTGTCAG GGCGACAGCGGTGGACCTTTAGTTGATCCTAACGGTAACGTCCAACTGGGTGTCGTTTCTTGGGGTAGAGGTTGTGCATTGGCGCAATACCCAGGTGTTTATACTTTG GTCTCCTACTATCGTAGGTGGTTGGACAACATTCGTAACAACAACTAG
- the LOC100182268 gene encoding RING finger protein 121 gives MEVADIEKEPVISEQEARRLEHLKEMEKHRGHDAMHLEMILILMVTLVVSQVALVQWKNRHPKSYNMVTLLGMWIVPLIFTIKMLWFRFIVTWVIYTIVTCFVVLKARKKPLSGTTPRLVYRWFLILFRISYSVGVFGYILVMLTMMGVNIMFRIKPETAMDFSIVLLFYGLYYGVMSRDFAEICSETMASTIGYYTRSGMPTKNLADGVCAVCGQVLILPTDQYDTSVEKVYKLSCFHTFHDSCIRGWCIVGKKQTCPYCKEKVDLKRMFTSPWERPHILYGQLLDWIRYLVAWQPVIISLVQLINWSLGLK, from the exons ATGGAGGTTGCTGATATAGAAAAGGAACCTGTTATATCAGAGCAAGAAGCTAGGAG attagaacatttaaaagaaatgGAGAAGCACCGGGGGCACGATGCAATGCATTTGGAAATGATCCTTATTCTAATGGTAACTTTGGTGGTTTCACAAGTTGCATTGGTTCAGTGGAAAAATAGACATCCAAAGTCTTATAAT ATGGTCACACTGCTTGGAATGTGGATCGTCCCTCTCATATTCACCATCAAAATGTTGTGGTTTCGCTTTATAGTTACCTGGGTTATTTACACCATAGTcacttgttttgttgttttaaaagcaAGGAAGAAACCTCTATCTGGAACAACACCAAG ATTAGTATACCGTTGGTTTCTCATCCTATTCAGGATAAGTTACAGTGTTGGAGTGTTTGGATACATACTAGTTATGCTCACGATGATGGGGGTGAACATTATGTTTAGGATTAAACCAGAAAcg GCAATGGATTTCAGCATTGTTCTCCTGTTCTATGGACTTTACTATGGTGTCATGTCAAGAGATTTTGCCGAAATTTGTTCAGAGACCATGGCGTCCACTATTGGT TACTACACTAGAAGTGGGATGCCTACAAAGAATTTAGCTGATGGTGTATGTGCGGTATGTGGTCAGGTACTCATTCTACCAACAGATCAATACGATACTTCAGTTGAGAAGGTCTACAAGCTCTCATGCTTCCACACTTTCCATGATTCATGTATTAGAGGATGGTGTATCGTcg GTAAAAAGCAGACTTGTCCCTACTGCAAGGAGAAGGTTGACCTTAAACGTATGTTTACTAGTCCATGGGAGAGGCCACATATATTGTATGGGCAGTTACTGGACTGGATTCGTTACCTCGTTGCTTGGCAACCTGTTATAATTTCACTTGTGCAACTTATAAATTGGTCTCTAGGTTTAAAGTAA
- the LOC100178372 gene encoding histone deacetylase 3 produces the protein MSEASNNKVAYFYDMDVSRFHYGPGHPMKPHRLALTHTLVLHYGLHNKMQMFKPYRATSHDMCRFHSEDYINFLQRITPMNLAGFTKNLKLFNVGDDCPVFPGLYDFCSMYTGASLQAATMLNNKKSDIAINWSGGLHHAKKYEASGFCYVNDIVIAILELLKYHPRVLYLDIDVHHGDGVQEAFYLTDRVMTVSFHKYGNYFFPGTGDMYEIGAESGRYYSLNVPLKDGINDQAYQQLLKPIMKAVMQSYQPTCIVMQCGADSLGCDRLGCFNLTIDGHGECVKFMKEFGVPMMVLGGGGYTVRNVARCWTHETSIIVGQEINDELPYNEYFEYFGPDYTLRPDTSRGIENQNTKQYLDQLRQMCLESLKMITHAPSVQMHEVPPDLLSFDNYESLSELDVRERQEDVDQRIEPDNEFYDGEKDNDKESDVSI, from the coding sequence ATGTCTGAAGCAAGTAACAACAAAGTGGCTTACTTCTATGACATGGATGTTTCACGGTTCCACTATGGCCCTGGTCACCCCATGAAACCTCACCGTCTTGCTCTTACCCACACTCTAGTGTTGCACTATGGCCTTCACAACAAGATGCAAATGTTTAAGCCGTACCGCGCCACTAGCCACGACATGTGTAGATTTCACTCTGAAGATTACATCAATTTCCTTCAGCGTATAACACCTATGAATCTAGCTGGTTTCACgaaaaacttaaaactgtttaatgtGGGCGATGACTGTCCTGTTTTCCCTGGTCTTTATGACTTTTGCTCCATGTACACTGGTGCCTCTTTGCAAGCAGCGACAATGCTTAATAATAAGAAAAGTGATATCGCTATAAACTGGTCAGGTGGTTTGCACCATGCTAAGAAGTATGAAGCATCTGGCTTCTGTTACGTGAATGATATCGTCATTGCAATTTTGGAACTTTTAAAGTATCACCCTAGAGTATTATACCTCGACATTGATGTACACCACGGTGATGGTGTCCAAGAGGCTTTTTATTTAACGGACCGTGTGATGACTGTATCCTTTCATAAGTATGGCAATTACTTTTTCCCAGGCACTGGCGACATGTATGAGATTGGAGCTGAGAGTGGCCGCtattattcattaaatgtACCACTTAAGGATGGCATTAACGATCAGGCTTATCAGCAACTTCTTAAGCCTATTATGAAAGCTGTAATGCAGTCATACCAACCCACTTGCATTGTTATGCAGTGTGGTGCAGACTCCCTTGGCTGTGACAGACTTGGCTGCTTCAACCTGACCATAGACGGACATGGAGAATGCGTGAAGTTCATGAAAGAGTTTGGCGTCCCAATGATGGTCCTTGGCGGCGGTGGGTACACTGTACGCAATGTGGCCAGGTGCTGGACACATGAAACTTCTATCATAGTAGGTCAGGAAATTAATGACGAATTACCTTATAACGAATACTTTGAGTATTTTGGTCCTGACTACACTCTTAGACCGGACACAAGTCGAGGTATAGAAAACCAGAACACTAAGCAGTATCTTGATCAACTGCGACAGATGTGTCTTGAGAGTTTAAAGATGATCACGCATGCTCCGAGTGTTCAGATGCATGAGGTTCCTCCGGATCTGCTCTCCTTTGACAACTACGAGTCCCTCAGTGAGTTGGATGTGAGAGAGAGGCAAGAAGACGTGGATCAGAGGATTGAACCAGATAATGAGTTTTATGACGGCGAAAAAGACAATGATAAAGAAAGTGATGTCAGCATATGA
- the LOC100179934 gene encoding plasminogen-like isoform X2, with the protein MAGIIRFLFFVFLFAALELQVDSTLEQKDVVSHCENVKDCDLCVYDYEIEFVQGCAVCKCTSPIAREQRMATWKRWERWSECDRSCNFGTRTRVRRCRNGVVGGIGCIGPVFQNRRCRNKRCPLYPGGECYDDTMPTEYRGKVSTAQPGLRCFRWNHQRSAYRPAAYPDSGLVGRYCRNPDADPSGPWCYTNRLYTITATCLLPICKTDQDTYWSNWAGWSSCSESCGTGVQVRIRHCKGGYITEGSCNGPVRQMRACEVEECTTTTTTPLPTTTTTTTTTTTTTTATTTTPLPTATLSTTTTTSMNAAYECVVNPRPTNYRGNISTTYRGMPCLPWNDPAIKTFNPTNFPNDDLVSNHCRNPDGDLWPWCYFEFDAINGHKWTYCDVPECQPEPFIVPDLGCYDIEEPGSYLGSGSTTLTGYQCQYWDANTPNAHIYHSYRHPDFVELGHHNFCRSPSGDFKPWCFSTNPDFRWEYCDLEVCPSLSTTTRPTTTTTTIGPPPTTTRPTTATTRPTTTTTTTTIGPPLTTTRSTTTETSTTTMSSAASTTTIGPPVTTQSTTTRSSTENPEVCGKPAFPIIPNNNNKNQRIVGGFDANKGSLPWMVTLRRYPSFSFFCGGSIIDKNWILTAAHCVENKPESYRGILGNYFNKMVDEEETIVGFSSVHIHKSYNDNTLDNDIALLKVAEPIVFNDHVKPVCLPEYNAGVSYVPNTDVIISGWGTLKSNGALSNALQQAYVDIVSLEECGKRYSSVFAPSVMCAGILDKGGIDTCQGDSGGPLVDPNGNVQLGVVSWGRGCALAQYPGVYTLVSYYRRWLDNIRNNN; encoded by the exons ATGGCAGGTATTATACGGTTTCTGTTCTTCGTATTTCTGTTCGCAGCATTGGAATTGCAAGTCGATTCAA CCTTGGAGCAAAAAGATGTTGTCAGTCATTGCGAGAACGTCAAAGATTGCGATTTATGTGTGTACGACTATGAGATTGAGTTTGTTCAGGGTTGTGCAGTTTGTAAATGTACATCACCCATAGCAAGAG AGCAACGGATGGCGACCTGGAAGAGATGGGAACGGTGGTCGGAATGCGATCGATCTTGTAACTTTGGGACAAGAACTCGTGTGCGGCGTTGTAGGAATGGCGTCGTTGGTGGTATTGGTTGCATTGGACCTGTGTTTCAAAATCGAAGATGTAGAAATAAAAGATGTCCGCTAT ATCCGGGCGGTGAGTGCTATGACGATACCATGCCAACAGAATACAGAGGAAAAGTTTCCACTGCTCAGCCAGGATTACGATGTTTTAGGTGGAACCACCAACGATCAGCTTA TCGTCCTGCTGCATACCCAGATTCCGGCTTGGTTGGTCGTTATTGTAGAAACCCGGACGCGGATCCAAGCGGACCATGGTGTTACACAAATCGATTATATACTATTACAGCAACGTGTTTATTACCAATATGCAAAACTGACCAAG ATACTTATTGGAGCAATTGGGCTGGGTGGTCCAGCTGCTCTGAAAGCTGTGGCACTGGAGTTCAGGTTCGCATTCGACATTGTAAAGGAGGTTACATTACAGAAGGATCTTGTAATGGTCCAGTGAGACAAATGAGGGCATGCGAGGTAGAAGAATGCACAACGACGACAA CAACACCGctcccaacaacaacaacaacaacaacaacaacaacaacaacaacaactgcgACTACTACCACCCCTTTACCAACAGCAACTCTATCCACAACGACCACCACATCAATGAACGCTGCATACGAATGCGTTGTTAACCCACGACCCACAAATTATCGAGGCAACATCAGCACAACGTATCGTGGGATGCCTTGTCTTCCGTGGAATGATCCAGCTATAAAGACATTTAACCC CACCAACTTTCCGAACGATGATTTAGTTTCAAACCATTGTCGAAATCCAGACGGTGATTTGTGGCCGTGGTGTTATTTCGAGTTCGATGCAATCAATGGTCACAAATGGACATATTGCGACGTACCGGAGTGCCAGCcag AACCTTTTATCGTGCCCGATCTCGGTTGCTACGATATAGAAGAACCTGGAAGTTACCTCGGTTCAGGGTCCACCACTCTCACTGGTTACCAATGCCAATACTGGGACGCCAACACCCCAAACGCTCACATATA TCATTCCTATCGCCACCCGGATTTTGTTGAGCTTGGCCACCATAACTTCTGTCGATCACCGAGCGGTGACTTCAAGCCTTGGTGTTTCTCTACTAACCCTGACTTTCGATGGGAGTACTGCGACCTCGAAGTTTGCCCTTCTctatcaacaacaacaagaccaacaacaacaacaacaacaataggaccaccaccaacaacaacaagaccaacaacagcaacaacaagaccaacaacaacaacaacaacaacaacaataggACCACCACTAACAACAACACGATCAACAACAACCGAAACATCCACAACTACGATGTCGAGCGCAGCATCTACTACAACAATAGGACCGCCAGTAACAACCCAATCAACAACGACTAGAAGTTCAACAGAAAACCCTGAAG TTTGTGGAAAACCAGCTTTTCCGATTATtccaaacaacaacaacaaaaaccaaAGAATCGTTGGCG GGTTCGATGCCAACAAAGGTAGTCTGCCATGGATGGTGACCCTTCGTCGGTATCCAAGCTTCTCATTTTTCTGCGGCGGCTCGATTATCGATAAAAACTGGATTCTCACTGCTGCCCATTGTGTTGA AAACAAACCAGAGAGCTACCGAGGTATTCTCGGAAACTACTTTAACAAAATGGTGGACGAAGAAGAAACAATAGTCGGGTTTTCGTCTGTGCATATTCATAAAAGTTATAATGACAATACGTTGGATAACGATATTGCTTTGCTGAAG GTTGCTGAACCCATAGTTTTCAACGATCACGTCAAACCAGTTTGTTTACCAGAGTACAACGCTGGTGTTTCATATGTACCGAATACTGATGTTATTATCAGCGGGTGGGGGACTTTAAAGTCGAATG GTGCATTATCAAACGCACTGCAACAAGCCTATGTAGACATAGTGTCCTTGGAAGAGTGCGGTAAACGATACAGCTCGGTATTTGCACCTAGCGTAATGTGCGCTGGAATACTTGATAAAGGTGGAATTGACACTTGTCAG GGCGACAGCGGTGGACCTTTAGTTGATCCTAACGGTAACGTCCAACTGGGTGTCGTTTCTTGGGGTAGAGGTTGTGCATTGGCGCAATACCCAGGTGTTTATACTTTG GTCTCCTACTATCGTAGGTGGTTGGACAACATTCGTAACAACAACTAG
- the LOC100179094 gene encoding U3 small nucleolar RNA-associated protein 18 homolog has product MRVKSIMRDIGYGQKKKCLILYKVQALSKLTVNMLRRAGKRAYTFEVGKTEEKNTNIKVERTSEDEDGSEKENDVLETAVFGGLVSVEPTKGAKENESDEESVEDSSQNALWSDEDDLVPDTDTLIYNASKNKDKVISARQKQFEKTVGSTPTWAKAVNKKESSEYVTITASKYIADSHSTLEPRTINLSKCVDLNKQQTSLQRLEGCEFHKDAQIALTASQDCRLNLFQVDGKTNAKIHSLFMDKYPIRCAHFLANGSEILMSSNLKWLYSYDLISGTVQKIPYIKGIKDTKFTNFKVSPDGKHLVFLSKFGKMHLVDARTKEAITSFKMNGSVSDIDFMSGGEKMLSIGDEGIVCIWDIRMQKSVGMFTDEGCVNGTAIAASQNSSYFACGSYSGIVNLYDEQCLTKSTPQPLKSFMNLQSPITTLKFNSTSEILAMASNYQHNAVKLVHTASLTAFTNFPDFSDKFIKLPRFVDFSANSGYMLLGNSHGRAYLYRLNHFKRY; this is encoded by the exons ATGAGAGTTAAGTCAATCATGCGTGACATTGGGTAtggacagaaaaaaaaatgtcttaTTTTGTATAAAGTGCAAGcatt GAGTAAACTTACTGTCAATATGCTTAGAAGGGCAGGAAAGCGTGCATACACCTTTGAGGTTGGTAAGACAGAAGAAAAGAACACGAACATTAAAGTGGAACGAACCAGCGAAGATGAAGATGGCTCGGAAAAAGAGAACGACGTGTTAGAAACTGCAGTTTTTGGTGGTTTAGTTTCTGTTGAACCGACAAAGGGGGCGAAAGAGAATGAATCTGACGAAGAATCGGTTGAAGATTCTAGTCAAAACGCTTTATGGTCAGACGAAGACGACTTGGTTCCAGACACTGATACGTTGATTTATAATGcaagtaaaaataaagataaagttATATCAGCAAGACAGAAACAGTTCGAGAAAACAGTAGGGTCCACACCTACCTGGGCAAAAGCAGTAAATAAAAAGGAATCTAGCGAATATGTTACAATAACTGCTTCCAAGTATATTGCTGATTCCCATTCTACTTTGGAGCCAAGAACCATCAACTTAAGTAAATGTGTGGATCTAAACAAACAGCAAACATCATTGCAAAGATTGGAAGGGTGCGAGTTCCACAAAGATGCCCAGATTGCACTCACTGCTTCCCAGGATTGTAGACTCAATTTATTCCAAGTGGATGGcaaaacaaatgcaaaaatCCACAGTTTGTTTATGGATAAATATCCAATTCGTTGCGCTCATTTTCTGGCAAATGGAAGCGAAATACTTATGTCTTCCAATCTAAAGTGGCTGTATAGTTACGACCTAATTTCTGGGACTGTGCAGAAGATACCGTATATCAAAGGAATAAAGGACACCAAGTTCACCAACTTTAAAGTATCTCCTGATGGAAAACACTTGGTATTTCTTTCAAAGTTCGGCAAAATGCACCTGGTAGACGCAAGAACAAAAGAGGCAATTACAAGCTTTAAAATGAACGGAAGTGTTTCAGACATTGATTTTATGAGCGGTGGTGAGAAAATGCTTTCTATTGGAGATGAAGGAATTGTCTGTATTTGGGACATAAGGATGCAGAAAAGTGTTGGAATGTTCACAGATGAAGGATGTGTAAATGGAACAGCAATCGCTGCATCACAGAACAGTTCTTACTTCGCCTGTGGATCTTATAGCGGAATAGTAAACTTGTATGACGAGCAATGTCTCACAAAATCAACACCTCAACCACTCAAATCATTCATGAATCTACAGTCTCCAATTACAACTCTAAAGTTTAACTCAACTTCCGAAATTCTTGCAATGGCTTCAAATTACCAGCACAATGCTGTGAAACTTGTCCATACTGCGTCATTGACAGCTTTTACCAATTTTCCAGACTTTTCCGATAAATTTATCAAACTGCCACGTTTTGTTGACTTTTCAGCCAACAGCGGTTACATGCTTTTAGGAAATAGCCACGGCAGAGCTTATCTTTATCGGCTTAACCATTTTAAAcgctattaa